A part of Pelomicrobium methylotrophicum genomic DNA contains:
- the cspE gene encoding transcription antiterminator/RNA stability regulator CspE — MATGTVKWFNDAKGYGFITPDDGSEDLFAHFSAINMTGFKTLKEGQKVSFEVTQGPKGKQASNIVTIS; from the coding sequence ATGGCAACTGGTACCGTGAAGTGGTTTAACGACGCGAAGGGCTACGGCTTCATCACCCCGGACGACGGCAGCGAGGACCTGTTCGCCCATTTTTCGGCGATCAACATGACCGGCTTCAAGACCCTCAAGGAAGGCCAGAAGGTGAGTTTCGAGGTCACCCAAGGCCCGAAGGGCAAGCAGGCGTCCAACATCGTGACGATTTCCTGA
- the clpS gene encoding ATP-dependent Clp protease adapter ClpS: MAAGNREGVVLEPQKTWVKPPPLFKVVLLNDDYTPMDFVVTVLQTIFFMSREQATQIMLKVHREGSGVCGVYPRDVAATKVEQVMAFARQHQHPLRCVMEET, encoded by the coding sequence ATGGCTGCTGGAAATCGGGAAGGTGTTGTCCTCGAGCCACAGAAGACCTGGGTCAAGCCGCCGCCGCTGTTCAAGGTGGTGCTGCTCAACGACGACTACACGCCGATGGACTTTGTGGTCACGGTGCTTCAGACCATTTTTTTCATGAGTCGCGAACAGGCGACCCAGATCATGCTCAAAGTCCATAGGGAAGGCAGCGGGGTGTGCGGCGTGTATCCGCGCGATGTCGCCGCCACCAAAGTGGAACAGGTCATGGCTTTTGCGAGGCAGCACCAGCACCCGCTCCGGTGCGTCATGGAGGAAACATAG
- the clpA gene encoding ATP-dependent Clp protease ATP-binding subunit ClpA, which yields MIAQELEVSLHMAFVEARQKRHEFITVEHLLLALLDNPTAAEVLRACACDIEDLRRRLTDFINQHTPKVPGNGEVDTQPTLGFQRVIQRAILHVQSSGKKEVTGANVLVAIFGEKDSHAVYFLHQKGVTRLDVVNYISHGITKVPQANSSKAEADGESEGETSPGGALESYTTDLNAQALAGKIDPLIGRERELERVVQTLCRRRKNNPLLVGEAGVGKTAIAEGLARRIVEGNVPDILANARVYALDMGALLAGTKYRGDFEQRLKAVLKQLVDNPNAILFIDEIHTLIGAGAASGGTLDASNLLKPVLNSGQLKCIGATTYNEYRGIFEKDRALSRRFQKIDVNEPTVEETVAILRGLKSRFEAHHGVKYTVTALQTAAELSARYINDRHLPDKAIDVIDEAGAAQRILPKSKQKKVITRHEIEEIIARIARIPSKHVSSDDRQALKTLDRDLKAVVFGQDQAIDALAAAIKMARSGLGNPQKPIGCFLFSGPTGVGKTEVARQLAYCLGIELIRFDMSEYMERHAVSRLIGAPPGYVGFDQGGLLTEAIIKQPYAVLLLDEIEKAHPDIFNILLQVMDHGTLTDNNGRKADFRNVVLIMTTNAGAESLTKVSIGFTPSTTQGDEMAEIKRLFTPEFRNRLDAIISFSPLSYEVILRVVDKFLMQLEEQLHEKKVEATFTDALRAYLAKRGFDPLMGARPMARLIQDTIRRALADELLFGRLANGGKVTVDIDENEKIRLEFDLQTAQVA from the coding sequence ATGATCGCGCAGGAACTTGAAGTCAGTCTGCACATGGCCTTCGTCGAGGCCCGGCAGAAGCGCCACGAGTTCATTACCGTGGAGCATCTGCTGCTCGCGCTGCTGGACAACCCGACTGCGGCCGAGGTCCTACGCGCCTGCGCCTGCGACATCGAAGACCTGCGGCGGCGGCTGACCGACTTCATCAACCAGCACACGCCCAAGGTTCCCGGCAACGGCGAGGTGGATACTCAGCCCACCCTGGGCTTCCAGCGGGTGATCCAGCGCGCCATCCTCCATGTCCAGTCCTCGGGCAAGAAGGAGGTGACCGGCGCCAACGTGTTGGTGGCCATCTTCGGGGAAAAAGATTCCCACGCGGTCTACTTCCTGCACCAGAAAGGGGTCACCCGGCTCGACGTGGTCAACTACATCTCCCACGGCATCACCAAGGTGCCCCAGGCGAACTCCAGCAAGGCGGAAGCCGACGGCGAGAGCGAAGGCGAAACTTCCCCGGGCGGAGCGCTCGAGTCCTACACCACTGACTTGAACGCCCAGGCGCTCGCCGGCAAGATCGATCCGCTGATCGGGCGCGAGCGGGAACTGGAACGGGTGGTCCAGACCCTGTGCCGACGGCGCAAGAACAACCCGCTGCTGGTGGGCGAGGCGGGGGTTGGCAAGACCGCCATCGCCGAGGGGCTCGCGCGGCGCATCGTCGAAGGCAACGTGCCCGACATCCTGGCGAACGCGCGGGTCTACGCCCTCGATATGGGCGCGTTGCTCGCCGGCACCAAGTACCGGGGCGATTTCGAGCAGCGGCTGAAAGCGGTGCTCAAACAGCTGGTGGACAACCCGAACGCGATCTTGTTTATCGACGAAATCCACACGCTGATCGGGGCGGGGGCGGCCTCGGGCGGCACGCTGGATGCGTCCAACCTGCTCAAGCCCGTGCTCAATTCCGGCCAGCTCAAGTGCATCGGCGCCACGACCTATAACGAGTACCGCGGCATCTTCGAGAAGGACCGGGCGCTGTCGCGCCGCTTCCAGAAGATCGACGTGAACGAGCCGACGGTGGAAGAAACGGTCGCCATCCTGCGGGGTCTCAAGTCCCGCTTCGAGGCCCATCACGGCGTCAAGTACACGGTCACCGCCCTGCAGACGGCGGCGGAGCTCTCCGCCCGGTACATTAATGACCGGCACCTGCCTGACAAGGCGATTGACGTGATCGACGAGGCCGGAGCCGCTCAGCGCATCCTGCCCAAGTCAAAGCAGAAGAAAGTGATCACGCGCCACGAGATCGAGGAGATCATCGCGCGCATCGCCCGCATTCCCTCCAAGCACGTGTCTAGCGACGACCGTCAGGCGCTGAAGACCTTGGATCGCGATCTCAAAGCAGTGGTGTTCGGCCAAGACCAGGCCATCGACGCGCTGGCGGCCGCCATCAAGATGGCCCGCAGCGGCCTCGGCAATCCGCAGAAGCCGATCGGCTGCTTCTTGTTCTCCGGCCCGACGGGGGTGGGGAAGACGGAGGTTGCGCGGCAGCTGGCCTATTGCCTTGGGATCGAGCTCATCCGCTTCGACATGTCGGAGTACATGGAGCGGCACGCGGTGTCGCGGCTGATCGGCGCCCCGCCGGGCTACGTCGGTTTCGACCAGGGGGGCTTGCTCACCGAGGCCATCATCAAGCAGCCGTACGCAGTGCTGCTGCTGGACGAGATCGAAAAAGCCCACCCGGACATCTTCAACATTCTGCTCCAGGTGATGGACCACGGGACGCTCACAGACAACAACGGGCGCAAGGCGGACTTCCGCAACGTGGTGCTCATCATGACCACCAACGCCGGGGCGGAGTCGTTGACCAAGGTCTCCATTGGTTTCACGCCGTCTACGACCCAGGGCGACGAGATGGCGGAGATCAAGCGCCTGTTCACGCCGGAGTTCAGAAACCGCTTGGACGCCATCATCTCCTTCTCGCCGTTGTCGTACGAAGTCATCCTGCGGGTGGTGGACAAATTCCTCATGCAGCTCGAGGAGCAACTCCACGAGAAGAAGGTGGAGGCCACCTTTACCGACGCGTTGCGGGCTTACCTGGCGAAGCGCGGCTTTGATCCCTTGATGGGCGCACGCCCCATGGCGCGGCTGATTCAGGACACGATCCGCCGGGCGCTGGCGGACGAGCTGCTCTTCGGGCGGCTCGCCAACGGCGGCAAGGTGACGGTGGACATCGACGAGAACGAGAAAATCCGCCTGGAATTCGATTTACAGACCGCTCAGGTGGCCTGA
- the icd gene encoding NADP-dependent isocitrate dehydrogenase: MYKHIKVPSEGQKIRVGADGSLVVPDQPVIPFIEGDGIGVDISPVMRNVVDAAVQAAYGDKRRIMWMEVYAGEKSTRVYGKDVWLPDETLEAVREYVVSIKGPLTTPVGGGIRSINVALRQALDLYVCLRPVRYFQGVPSPLKRPEKTDMVIFRENSEDIYAGIEWPAESEGARKVIKFLQDEMGIRKIRFPATSGIGVKPVSREGTERLVRKAIQYAITHKRRSVTLVHKGNIMKFTEGAFRDWGYALAKREFGATEVDGGPWLKLPQGVVIKDVIADAFLQQILLRPEEYDVIATMNLNGDYISDALAAQVGGIGIAPGANMSDSVAMFEATHGTAPKYAGKDYVNPGSLILSAEMMLRHMGWTEAADLIIRAMEDTIRAKIVTYDFARLMDGATQVSCSGFGKAMIERMGTGGAQRAASR; this comes from the coding sequence ATGTACAAGCACATCAAAGTCCCTTCCGAGGGGCAAAAGATTCGCGTCGGCGCCGACGGGTCCCTGGTGGTTCCCGACCAGCCCGTCATCCCATTCATCGAAGGCGATGGGATCGGGGTCGACATCTCGCCGGTCATGCGCAACGTCGTGGACGCCGCCGTGCAGGCGGCGTATGGGGACAAGCGCAGGATCATGTGGATGGAAGTCTACGCGGGCGAGAAGTCCACGCGGGTCTACGGCAAGGACGTCTGGCTTCCGGACGAGACGCTGGAAGCGGTTCGGGAATACGTGGTGTCGATCAAGGGGCCGCTCACCACGCCGGTGGGCGGTGGCATCCGGTCGATCAACGTGGCGCTTCGCCAGGCGCTGGACCTGTACGTGTGCCTGCGGCCGGTGCGCTATTTCCAGGGGGTGCCCAGCCCCCTGAAGCGGCCCGAGAAGACCGACATGGTCATTTTCCGGGAGAACTCCGAAGACATCTATGCCGGGATCGAATGGCCGGCGGAGTCCGAGGGCGCCCGTAAGGTGATCAAATTCCTTCAGGACGAGATGGGGATCAGGAAGATCCGCTTTCCTGCCACCTCCGGCATCGGCGTCAAGCCCGTGTCCCGGGAAGGCACCGAGCGGCTGGTGCGCAAGGCCATCCAGTACGCCATTACCCACAAGCGCAGGTCAGTGACCTTGGTGCACAAGGGCAACATCATGAAGTTCACCGAGGGGGCGTTCCGGGACTGGGGCTACGCGCTGGCGAAGCGGGAATTCGGGGCCACCGAGGTGGACGGGGGACCGTGGCTCAAGCTGCCCCAGGGGGTCGTGATCAAGGACGTCATCGCAGATGCCTTCCTCCAGCAGATCCTGCTGCGCCCCGAGGAGTACGACGTGATCGCCACCATGAACCTGAACGGCGACTACATCTCGGATGCCTTGGCCGCCCAGGTTGGAGGCATCGGCATTGCGCCCGGGGCCAACATGAGCGACAGCGTGGCCATGTTCGAGGCGACCCACGGCACGGCGCCCAAGTACGCCGGCAAGGACTACGTGAACCCGGGCTCCCTCATCCTGTCGGCGGAGATGATGCTGAGGCACATGGGCTGGACCGAGGCGGCGGACCTCATCATCCGGGCCATGGAAGACACCATCAGGGCGAAGATCGTGACCTACGATTTTGCCCGGCTCATGGACGGTGCAACCCAGGTGTCGTGCTCGGGGTTCGGCAAGGCCATGATCGAGCGCATGGGCACGGGCGGGGCCCAACGGGCAGCCAGCCGCTGA